GCCGGGCGCGGTGATGTTTTCCAAATTCGCGAGCGTCGGTGGCGTCGCACCACTGACCAGATTCTGAATCTCCACCGTCACCGTGCTCGCTTCCTGATAGAGCTTCGGCAACAGGCCGGTGCCGGGAATGCTGTCCTTGCGGCAGGTATCACACGTGGTGACAATATTTTCGCCCACCACGTCCACCACCCAGTCTCTGGCCTCCGCGGGTGTGGCCCAGACCTCGGACAGCCGGGTCGCCGACGCCGGCGGCACGGGTCCCACCGCGGTGACGGGCCGGTTCATATTGATGTTGTAACCGGCCTTGACGATATCGCCCGTGAACTCCAGGAGTGGCTGACCCGAACCACCCGCCTGCCCGCCGATCCACGGCACACCGTTGTCGCCGTTGGACGTCTCGACGGCGGTCTTCGCGGTCACGGCGTCGTTGCCGCCGACACCCATCTGGAGTTTCCAGTCGTTGCCCTTGGACAGGGTGATGAGATCGGCATAGGGGTTTTTGCCCTTTGCAATCTCGGCTTCCATCTGTTCGCAGGACTTGGTGGCGAGCTGCATGGTCTCCTCGGCCTGCAACAGCGCATTCTGGAACATGTCGTAGAGCCCCGGATTGGCCCGTTGCAGAATGAGTGCTGGCAGAGATGCGATGGCGGCACTCGCCGCGACAGTCATGGCATTTATCATGTTGTCGACGCCGGCGCCGATGTCGTTCAACGTGTTAGTGACCGCCGCCACGGGATCGAACTTGCCGCAACTGTATCCGAGACCCAGCTGCGCCGAACCACCGAGAGTAACCGAAACCACCGAGGGATTGGCCGGCGCCGACACCGGTTCCGCACCTCCGATCTCGTAGTACCACAGGCTGTCTTCCGTCGGCGCCTTGGCGGCGTAGGCGCTATTCCATAGCAATAGAGCGATCAACATCGACGCCCAAGTAATGCGTGAAATGGTTCGAGTGGATCGGTGTGTCGTAACCATTGGGTATCCTTGCTTGTGCCTCATGGTGGGTAGGAGATCCAGTCGATGTCGAACAGGAACCACTGGCCGCGCCGCTGGCAACACTTGTAGGGACGCCAGAGGTTCCAGACGTAGTCGCCCTCCCCATCGACCCGACCGCCGCCCCACCCCGTCAGGGTTGCCAGATCATTGGTCCCGAACACATCACAACTCGTCTCGGTACGCGGGACCATCATCTGCCAAGTGCCGGAGCGGCGGTCTTTCTCCATCAGCGGACCGGGCGACCACACCCTCTGGCTCGAAGACGACGATGCGACAACCGGAACGTAGACGTGCGGCTGCGCCGTGCGGGTCACGATATCGCCGGCGCGCTGCGCGTTGATCGCCGCGGCCTTGGGTTCTTCGGCTTGCGTAGTCCAACCGGTGCGTGGATACACCCCGCCCCAGGTCTGCAACGGCCAAGTGCCGAGCTCACGCAGCCCGGGGATGAAACTCGCGGGAAAGAAGATCTCTGGCACCTCCTGACGCCAGGACAACGCATCGAGCCCGGACTGGAAATACGGAACGAAGGACGTCGTCTCCGTCTGGCATAACATCCCCACGCCGGCGACGATTCCGGAGAGCGAACTGAGCGGATGACCGATGGCATCCGTCTCACGGAAGATCATGTTCTTGTGATCGCGGTTGTCGGATGTCCCTTCGGTGCGGTTGCCGGCGCTGTCGATGGGCACTGCGAGCAGTGACCCAAGCAATCCGGCCGCCGCCGTCTTCTGGGCGAGGCCGAGTGTCGCCCGGATCTCCACCCAGGGATTACCGCCCAGCTCATTGAAGCT
The sequence above is a segment of the Gammaproteobacteria bacterium genome. Coding sequences within it:
- a CDS encoding integrating conjugative element protein, producing the protein MLIALLLWNSAYAAKAPTEDSLWYYEIGGAEPVSAPANPSVVSVTLGGSAQLGLGYSCGKFDPVAAVTNTLNDIGAGVDNMINAMTVAASAAIASLPALILQRANPGLYDMFQNALLQAEETMQLATKSCEQMEAEIAKGKNPYADLITLSKGNDWKLQMGVGGNDAVTAKTAVETSNGDNGVPWIGGQAGGSGQPLLEFTGDIVKAGYNINMNRPVTAVGPVPPASATRLSEVWATPAEARDWVVDVVGENIVTTCDTCRKDSIPGTGLLPKLYQEASTVTVEIQNLVSGATPPTLANLENITAPGVAITRQVIEAIREMPASEQSLIMGRLVSEISTARTVEKALFARRLLLTGRQVPEVYATEVAREHADTSIAELDKEIENLLFETRVRKEVVSDTVSMLLQRAAARRQSSLNTPSVPTIDPRPLSNGRVP
- a CDS encoding TIGR03756 family integrating conjugative element protein codes for the protein MTGQRVLSLALAALLAMPLPGKAGSITTPEIVAETTAAAFSCMQWMPIGTCFWLRCSWSGCSVRTSLKVGHYNPDLVVSSFNELGGNPWVEIRATLGLAQKTAAAGLLGSLLAVPIDSAGNRTEGTSDNRDHKNMIFRETDAIGHPLSSLSGIVAGVGMLCQTETTSFVPYFQSGLDALSWRQEVPEIFFPASFIPGLRELGTWPLQTWGGVYPRTGWTTQAEEPKAAAINAQRAGDIVTRTAQPHVYVPVVASSSSSQRVWSPGPLMEKDRRSGTWQMMVPRTETSCDVFGTNDLATLTGWGGGRVDGEGDYVWNLWRPYKCCQRRGQWFLFDIDWISYPP